A DNA window from Setaria viridis chromosome 2, Setaria_viridis_v4.0, whole genome shotgun sequence contains the following coding sequences:
- the LOC117844832 gene encoding putative nuclear RNA export factor SDE5, translating into MDLSHLLTSSSDNETRALNTLLDVFGCAFSLDDIADAYVKSMGDVNKAGDILTNLQLSLPHNNDFEPSVKTNLSQTDKAVEENYMKNSSQPRTLSQIEQAVEAKHMENLAQTRMPEKLQKSSAAFGTVSSMLGKESSRATTAVNGASKKDKPLKVELPEYMRDDFKVKADDSNSAPRRETLNNSDVEEFLFCMLGEGFKLSMEVIRDVLGSCGYDIKKSMEELISSSEKHLDKKVENKHNAIQDVAVECSVSKRSTQSSQEGMQRSKPQISPGELIEAIFTVPGRLEEEPKLKRNELGTNRRRVSYQKPISKPLEDLSTYSTDFPMKVIVGSKEPAVNEEDYQNYRRAAKQHWDMMKQYYEKAADAFREGNQKEVDYLIQEGKRCYQMARLADEKSAGEIIMSKKIESRNEFCLDLRTQDPANVSNLLRLHLKQLANIPSFDYLKVIIGVDDGSFKMGQRRRKVMKYLEKNSIQWTEEEPHSGNILVGINQLAN; encoded by the exons ATGGATCTATCACATTTGCTAACTTCATCCAGTGACAATGAAACCAGGGCACTCAATACATTGCTTGATGTGTTCGGCTGTGCTTTTTCACTTGATGATATAGCTGATGCATATGTCAAATCAATGGGTGATGTCAACAAAGCTGGAGATATCTTAACTAACCTTCAACTTTCTTTGCCTCATAACAATGATTTCGAGCCAAGTGTCAAGACTAACCTTTCCCAGACTGATAAGGCGGTTGAAGAAAACTATATGAAGAATTCAAGCCAACCAAGAACTCTTTCCCAGATTGAGCAGGCAGTTGAAGCAAAGCATATGGAGAATTTAGCTCAAACAAGAATGCCTGAAAAGTTGCAAAAGTCTAGTGCTGCATTTGGTACTGTCTCCAGCATGTTAGGAAAAGAATCTTCCAGGGCTACAACAGCAGTGAATGGAGCATCAAAAAAAGACAAACCTCTAAAGGTTGAACTGCCAGAGTACATGCGTGATGATTTTAAGGTGAAAGCTGATGATTCCAATTCTGCCCCACGGAGAGAGACTTTGAATAACAGTGATGTTGAGGAGTTTCTGTTTTGCATGCTGGGTGAAGGATTTAAGCTTAGTATGGAAGTAATCCGTGACGTTCTAG GTAGCTGTGGATATGACATTAAGAAG AGCATGGAGGAATTGATTTCATCTTCTGAAAAGCATCTAGACAAAAAGGTAGAAAACAAACATAATGCGATACAA GATGTAGCAGTCGAATGCTCTGTTTCCAAGAGAAG CACCCAATCTTCGCAAGAGGGGATGCAGAGGTCAAAACCACAGATCTCTCCAGGAGAGTTGATAGAAGCTATCTTCACTGTACCTGGAAGATTGGAGGAGGAGCCAAAACTAAAAAGAAATGAACTGGGCACAAATCGAAGAAGAGTCTCATATCAGAAACCAATATCGAAACCTCTTGAGGACCTTTCAACATATTCTACTGATTTTCCCATGAAAGTTATCGTAGGTAGCAAAG AACCAGCTGTGAATGAGGAGGATTACCAGAACTACCGCAGGGCTGCAAAGCAGCACTGGGATATGATGAAGCAGTACTATGAGAAG GCTGCTGATGCTTTTAGGGAGGGCAACCAGAAAGAAGTCGATTATCTTATACAGGAA GGCAAGCGCTGTTATCAAATGGCTCGACTGGCTGATGAGAAATCTGCTGGGGAGATTATCATGTCCAA GAAAATAGAGTCCAGAAATGAATTTTGTCTTGATTTGCGCACACAAGATCCAGCAAACGTATCTAATCTCTTGAGACTTCATCTTAAACAGTTGGCAAACATTCCAT CTTTTGATTACCTAAAAGTTATTATTGGTGTTGATGACGGCAGTTTCAAGATgggacaaagaagaagaaag GTGATGAAGTATCTGGAGAAGAATTCGATTCAGTGGACCGAAGAAGAGCCCCACTCTGGGAACATCCTCGTCGGGATTAATCAGTTGGCAAACTAA
- the LOC117844835 gene encoding uncharacterized protein → MAAVANTAARGHQPWALAAASANRSSGRPAATTATRALVSTGFAGAPNAWAAGRPPRRAVVAARTKAGAAEVRPSSPDAVTYSASISTNTPLHEPPGASFDEYLQDRARVFRAMFPDESRSQRIGDGEWRVQMLPLQFLLVTVRPVVVMQLRHRAGGLDLRITEWELRGLDRDHAPSSFDLGVSGSLYADRSLRGRRAGCRMRGHLEISITAVLPPPLRLVPESVLRGVAESVLSTLAEKMKRDVDVSLIADFQRFRREKAAAASRARPTLDVTASAARDEASES, encoded by the exons atggccgccgtggCAAATACAGCCGCCCGTGGTCACCAGCCGTGGGCGCTGGCTGCGGCGAGCGCCAATCGCAGCAGCGGCCGTCCAGCTGCCACCACGGCGACCAGAGCGCTGGTTAGCACGGGATTTGCCGGTGCCCCGAATGCGTGGGCAGCGGgaaggccgccgcggcgcgccgtggtggcggcgaggaccaaggccggcgcggccgaggtgcggccgtcgtcgccggacGCCGTGACCTACAGCGCGAGCATCTCCACCAACACGCCCCTCCACGAACCCCCCGGG GCCTCCTTCGACGAGTACCTCCAGGACCGCGCGCGCGTGTTCCGCGCCATGTTCCCCGACGAGAGCAGGAGCCAGCGGATCGGCGAT GGGGAGTGGCGGGTCCAGATGCTGCCGCTGCAGTTCCTCCTCGTCACCGTGCGCCCCGTGGTCGTCATGCAGCTGCGGCACCGCGCCGGCGGGCTCGACCTCCGAATC ACGGAGTGGGAGCTGCGGGGGCTGGACCGCGACCACGCGCCCTCGAGCTTCGACCTCGGCGTGAGCGGGTCGCTGTACGCGGACCGGAGCCtacgcggccgccgcgccgggtgCCGGATGAGGGGCCACCTCGAGATCTCCATcaccgccgtcctgccgccgcccctgcgcctCGTGCCGGAGAGCGTCCTGCGCGGCGTCGCCGAATCG GTCCTGTCGACGCTAGCGGAGAAGATGAAGCGGGACGTGGACGTGAGCCTCATCGCCGACTTCCAGAGGTTCCGCCGGGAGAAGGCAGCAGCAGCGTCCAGGGCCAGGCCAACGCTGGACGTGACGGCATCAGCCGCCAGAGACGAAGCCTCTGAAAGCTAG
- the LOC117844838 gene encoding uncharacterized protein isoform X1, which translates to MHLHCHRSRWLPRILSVGQWNSKMLDKTLHGCLLLLVVLLANASGSHAETTVDSEQALAPALPDSDEGKRRSLATGGGMFCVASQGADPAALQAGLNWACGPGHADCTAIQPGGPCYKQNNLQALASYAYNDYYQRSAKTSTTCDFNGTATTTTTDPSSGQCVFTGSSMAGGGTPTASAPSGLSPFTPGTGGFGNGSSSFGSPTGGLVPFDGAESLLSGARWAVCVLLLALPLFFFFL; encoded by the exons ATGCATTTGCATTGTCATCGTAGCAGGTGGTTGCCGAGAATACTGTCGGTTGGACAGTGGAATAGTAAAATGTTGGACAAAACATTGCACGGATGCCTGCTTcttctcgtcgtcctcctcgctaACGCATCAG GCAGCCATGCTGAAACCACCGTGGATTCAGAGCAAGCGTTGGCGCCGGCCTTGCCAGATTCAGATGAAGGCAAGAGGCGATCCCTGGCCACGGGGGGCGGCATGTTCTGCGTGGCGAGTCAGGGCGCGGACCCGGCGGCGCTGCAGGCGGGGCTGAACTGGGCGTGCGGGCCGGGGCACGCGGACTGCACGGCCATCCAGCCGGGCGGGCCGTGCTACAAGCAGAACAACCTGCAGGCGCTGGCGTCCTACGCCTACAACGACTACTACCAGCGGAGCGCCAAGACCAGCACCACCTGCGACTTCAacggcaccgccaccaccaccaccacggatCCCA GCTCGGGACAGTGCGTCTTCACAGGAAG CTCCATGGCAGGAGGTGGCACTCCGACGGCGAGCGCCCCAAGCGGCCTGTCCCCGTTCACGCCGGGCACGGGTGGCTTCGGCAACGGATCGTCGTCCTTCGGCAGCCCGACCGGCGGCCTGGTCCCTTTCGATGGCGCGGAGAGCCTCTTGTCCGGCGCCCGGTGGGCGGTCTGCGTCCTGCTGCTGGCTCTgccgctcttcttcttcttcctctga
- the LOC117844838 gene encoding uncharacterized protein isoform X2: MLDKTLHGCLLLLVVLLANASGSHAETTVDSEQALAPALPDSDEGKRRSLATGGGMFCVASQGADPAALQAGLNWACGPGHADCTAIQPGGPCYKQNNLQALASYAYNDYYQRSAKTSTTCDFNGTATTTTTDPSSGQCVFTGSSMAGGGTPTASAPSGLSPFTPGTGGFGNGSSSFGSPTGGLVPFDGAESLLSGARWAVCVLLLALPLFFFFL; the protein is encoded by the exons ATGTTGGACAAAACATTGCACGGATGCCTGCTTcttctcgtcgtcctcctcgctaACGCATCAG GCAGCCATGCTGAAACCACCGTGGATTCAGAGCAAGCGTTGGCGCCGGCCTTGCCAGATTCAGATGAAGGCAAGAGGCGATCCCTGGCCACGGGGGGCGGCATGTTCTGCGTGGCGAGTCAGGGCGCGGACCCGGCGGCGCTGCAGGCGGGGCTGAACTGGGCGTGCGGGCCGGGGCACGCGGACTGCACGGCCATCCAGCCGGGCGGGCCGTGCTACAAGCAGAACAACCTGCAGGCGCTGGCGTCCTACGCCTACAACGACTACTACCAGCGGAGCGCCAAGACCAGCACCACCTGCGACTTCAacggcaccgccaccaccaccaccacggatCCCA GCTCGGGACAGTGCGTCTTCACAGGAAG CTCCATGGCAGGAGGTGGCACTCCGACGGCGAGCGCCCCAAGCGGCCTGTCCCCGTTCACGCCGGGCACGGGTGGCTTCGGCAACGGATCGTCGTCCTTCGGCAGCCCGACCGGCGGCCTGGTCCCTTTCGATGGCGCGGAGAGCCTCTTGTCCGGCGCCCGGTGGGCGGTCTGCGTCCTGCTGCTGGCTCTgccgctcttcttcttcttcctctga